DNA from Aphis gossypii isolate Hap1 chromosome 3, ASM2018417v2, whole genome shotgun sequence:
ttaatattaatattagctaCGGGTTTAATTTATACCGtggcaaatatttattttatatattcttcCCAGACTATTTATcgtaagataaaattataatgttttactaaAATCTACGGAAAATTCGTTGAAATCGTCCCACTGTTTACCATGGGCGTACATTgtactataatagtttatttataaaattaacattgtaaTTATTCAGTGgaatacaaagaaaaaattatctaaaaataatataagaactaatatttttttaataatataaacacatttcttaataattaatccatTTGGTCTGAGTCAACGACCCGTGAACCCGAAAAGTTATCTCGCGTTCATTTGGcccgaacatttttttttatatttagaaataatgaataattcgataaatatattaggtagtgacaattgaaattatttttaggttcTGTATATTGTATGACCGCAAAGATGAAGCATTTCATCATGAAGCAAGTCTTctcatcaatatatttttatttaagtgtgCAATGTTGAATGTTGAATGACTCGCTAATTGTCGAGTTTTCAATTTATGTTCggcttaataaataaaacgtgaAACCGCAAAAAgtggataaaaatataaaaattgcaattaagatgtttggttttataatttacatattatacacggtTTGCACCGTAAtatgcattaattttattaattttaattttaagccgTGTATAATGAACCTGtaaacatgtttatttttattttataaatttgtttgtatttatcacTTAtcgtactttaaataattacatcaaatatataagtactctATTGGACTCTGGTATTCCAAACTTGATTCAATAATTTCATCTACAAAACATCCAAATTAAAGAGTTacctcatttaaatttatcttctTATTGTGGAGATTAGAAGAATTTTAGGTTTTGGGGTTGATCCCCTCATTAATGTATAGTGACGTATACATGCaccatgtatatgtattaagcactttaaaagaaaaaaaccaaacGATTGCTTTcgagtattattactatacggTACTCAAccgaagtatatattttattttacccaatacaataattacagcCAAGTCTTGGCCGCCGCGTGGCATTGAATTAATCACGCTAATGATGACACATTTAGCGATTGCGCCGCAACCGTTGGTCGACAGTTGTTGAcaggaaaacattttttaatatcgccGCGTTGTACGGGTTCATTCCCGTCCAgatgattttaatatcaaaaccataatttttgttggaaaaaaattaataaaaaaataaaaaataaatactcgttcgtacataatatatgtgataataatatgatatatgtgTAATCACgacgaataataatacaatattatgatcattGCGATTGTGCGGTGGTCATTTCACGTACGACCTATCTAtggagaataaaaaaaaacaccgatCGACAACTTCCCATTTATAGTTCTGTCGGTTTCGCAAGACCGCGTCGCCAAGATATTCatctcgtatataataatgtataatcggAAACGTTTGCAGCGATCTCGactttacacacacacacacacacacacacacacacacacacacacacacacacacacacacacacacacacacacacacacacacacacacacacacacacacacacacacacacacacacacacacacacacacacacacacacacacacacacacacatataagaATACGTGTATTTgtagtatatattgtaattatactattgctctatgtgttataatatatatatatatatattttatacctaattacgCAAGGCATGGTGTGTGTGGTGTCCCTTTTCGTCGTCGACGGCCCTTTCTAATCGTGCGGTCGACCTGACGGCGGCGGTGTTAAAACACAGGCCATCAATCACGAACCGTACATATCTCTATCTGTGTATAcacatacgtattattattattgtcgttaaGTAACTTCGTTTAGAGGCTTGTTGACAATCGTTGCGGTAGTTTTGCAGTCTCGCCGATATGATCGTCGCGGACTTGACCCCGTACGAGCTGTTGTCTCTAtatagaaatttgaaaaatatattcgcGTCTCGTGTCCggccaaattaatttttttttcgtcgacTGTCGTACATGAATTATTGTCTGGACCAAACAACGGTACGGGTAAACAATAGCCGTCTCTCCGAAAACGAATTTCGTCTTATCCAACTGCTGCAGCGGTCTTATAGTATTGTTCATCCGGCAGAGATGACGAAATGTTTGTCGTTGGTAAAAAACATAACAGCACAATTTTCTGATTCGTCAGATATTTCTTAATTCTGCCGGCGAAAACATTATGCTTCGCGTATGGGAATATGTGAATGATATCGTTACAAATTTCTCGAAATCGGGTTCACGCATCGTTATTCCACATCAAACGTTGTTTGAAAAAACCTATACTAGACATCACCCGCAAACGGAGACgccaaacacaaaaaatatattctttatattgAATTGAATAGGTACTTTCAATAGAtttcttaagttttttttttgatttttccttTCCTTTATTTGAATGAACATTGAAAATTCGTCGAATATGATGACTGAATTGCTCCCTAAGACTTCATGAATTTGATttgccaaaaatattaattgtcaatCCCTGATGTACACTATGCATATATGCACTATGCAGATTACATGTAGaaattttatgtatgaatggtagcaaaaaaaaagaaaaaagtattgTTCCTAATTGTCTGGCAAGGGTCTGCAAAAAATTTgcctatatttaatacacatatacatattatgtgtgcATATTTAACCGCCGCCGCTGCCTCTCTCTTCTCCGAAATAATTCTTTCACTGCGACGGCCAAAGCCGAGATTTTACAATGTGTTGTTATCGGTTCAAcggaaaaaaattctattttttggCGTCcgaccgccgccgccacaATGTCCACATAATGACACGTATAATTCATTCTGCCGCGCCATGGCCTGTAAAAATCTCAACGTTTTACTCTCCGCGGTGCgtgttatgtaatttttttccccCGTTCTTCATTTCACTCACCCGCagattcaaattaatatcCCGCGACAGTCTTAACGTCTTCTTAAGCCAGCGCGCCGCCGCCAGCCGTACAGAAATAGAAAAACCCGCTTGTACGCTCGTAAAAATAACGGACGCGATGgagattatgatttttttttaactactccattctctctctctctctcatacacacatacacgcaCACTATAGTCACTATACATTACGCCCATTAATTTATGACCAAAACCATAAGCGTAATAATTGTGTACGCACGCGACACATTTATATTCTCTGGTTTATTCATCttggttataattattattatgaattcattttttgtttttttttcagctcTCAAAGTCAAGTTGATGTTGAGGAGACCCATTAACCAATTGGTTGCCCAAGGAATTATGCCCTGTAAGTATTCAACCACGCCCGATAGATATACTTGCAACACGcaagatatatttttgagCGTTTTTCCCTTTGTTTTATGATGCACCACCGCcctttttaatacaaaacggTAGTTAACATTAGAAAATTTCACATTCTGCGTTCTgtgtgcatttattttattttagtcgcgtttaaactaaaataagtatCTATACTTAATCCTAGGCCTTTGATTGTTAATTGATATCTACAAATGATATTACTATGTATCAGTCGCAAGCCTTACggttagataattttttttgtcgaaTGATTATTTGTTGACTCTACTACGATGGTGTGTCAGTTGCTATGATTTAGTCATTTAACTAATCGTCGCTTGGTGTATTTACAGGTTTGAAAAGCCCACCAGCCTTCCATGAACAACGTCAAAAGTTGGAGAGGGCCAAAATGGGCGATCTGTTGAAAGCCAAAATTCAACAGAGGCCTGACAAACAGCAGCTGGTTAGACAGCACATATTGGAGGACGTCGGCGACGTGGACCGATCATTAGCCGAACGTCAGCGGATGTTGGTCAAGTGTCGTTTGGCTGATTCGCTTAATACTCAATTAGCACATAGGCCAGGTCCTTTAGAATTGATCAAAAAGAATATACTCCACACAGACGAGCCCATTGAAAGGGCCGTTAAAGgtatgtgtatacatttttcacaaaGTTAGGCAAACTTTTTAGAAGGCgcgaaaaagttaaaatttacctGCTATTAACTTACTCTCTTTAaatctgtaaattattatttaaagaagaaaaacgattacaaaattattaatacaaaatattgtttctttaGTATTAgtctcaataatttttaaaatttacacttATATACATAGACATCAATAGAATCCAGACTCCTTACtttgtattaaacaaaatacagcTATTAGTACAAATACAATACTCTAAATACTCTATAGCTAtcgtatttattgtttgatttcATTTCATGGGCGTGTCTTGAtcgatatatatttgtttgtttttcagaGGGTCAGATCGAGTTTAAAGCCACCAGTGAAGGACAAAAAGTCAAGCCTGAACTTCCTGATCAGTATTTGACTTTAGACGAGGACTCTCAGAGTTCGGGCGGTGCTGGAAGTTCGTGTTCACCAcctccaccaccaccacctccACCCCCACCGCCACCAACGGTAGCGCTGACCCACAGGCCAGCGTATGACATGATAGAGACAGCCGCTGCAAACGCAGGTATTGTCACCTTAACGTTACTACCTTCACCTTTGGGCTCGTCCACGTCCAGTTTATCACCAATGAGTTCTGTGGCCTCACCACCGCCCCCTGCGCCTCCACCAATGCCACCGTCAACCCTACCGCTACAGGTGCATGGGCAACAGCCGGCACCGGGTAAGGACAAAAATCGaaagaaaagtaaaagtaAGTCGCAGGCAAAGACCAGGACAATCAAGTTCCATGAGTACAAGGGACCACCAAGTGCGCATAAAGCACAAAATCTAAATGCCAATTCGGCCGAGACCTCTTACGAACTGCTTTTGCAGCAGCAGCAGTTGTTCTTGCAGTGGCAACTTGAGTGGCAACAAAAAGTAAGAGCTCATCGTGTATACCTTATTTCTtgcaaacattaaaattattataatgttattcattaatttttttatccataGTATCCTCAACTCATACTGCCCGCTCCACCACACAAATCGACCTCATCAATCGTTGAGCAATCTTCTACTGTATCGTCGTCATCGTCTTCATCGTCTTCGCCATCATCTGCGCCATCGTCTACGTCGTCTACAACGTCTACCCAGGTCATCAACAATCTACCGCAGATTATTGAAACCCGTTCGTTACGAAATCTCGACGATTTAAAGGGTTAGTATTAAGGAACTATATTGGTttatatgtacgtatatacctacgaatataataattaattacactttaaagtaatttttgtttttttaacatttgtactcaatcaatttttttaatttggttttagTGAGTGACTTAAAGGCTGAGCTGAAGAAACGTAATTTACCTGTATCTGGGCCGAAGCCACAGTTAATTGAAAGGCTACGATCATTTGCTGAACATAATTCGGATTTGTCGAATATGATGCTATCACCCAGCAGTCATTCGAATCCAAACAGTCCTCCTAGATCGTCGTCCACGCCACCACCGCCACCTCCACCACCTCCACCACCACCCTTACCATCACCAGGATCCCAAAATACGCCAGAAGAAGACCGCATTATACGGGAACAGCAGAGGCGCATTGAACAGTTACAAAAGCAATTACTTAACTCCCAACTACAGcttcaacaacaacaacagacAAGGGTACAAACATTccaggtattttaaattataaatgcgtTCACTCATCATACATTTACCAAAAAAGCAACTcgtttaagttaatttataatattacatagtaatAGAAATCTAGTTAGGTAACAGACTTAAATGATTGCAATATAATTCCACATAATCGAATCTATTTCGAGtcaattaaatgtaatcaACGATATCGTCGTTGACGCGTTTTCAAGTTTAATgacctaaatataaaatgttttaacctattttaagttttttttattgatcataatagtttattattttatgatataaatgcgtactttatataatatatatatatatattattttctacatgctattttaaatatttatatcgaaAATAACGAGTTGTCCTTGGTcaattgttttacattattagtaACGAAAACACTGTAAATAACTATCCACTATTTTGGCATTAATTTATCGAAATTATtgccaattatatttaataattaaaattatataacgtttgtttcaaaatattgatgtGTATCATCTATTTTTTAGCCTCATCAGCCGGTTAATGCGAAAGCAAATCTGGCAGCCTTCCTTCAGCAGCAACAGTTGAACCAACAGCAAAAACAACAGAAACATATGATCTTGACGACgaacaataataacttaatgaagaataacaacaacaatattgaGATAAGTAAACGGAGGAGCAATACAATTGTATTGGACAAGGAACAGGCGGCATCAATTTTGAGTCAGTTAGACCACAACAGTCAAAGGTATGTGTTgaactaaactttaaattagattttaatcgTCGTctgtaatgtttattatactatattatatgtattttgttagtAGAACAACTTCTTTACCGAATTTTTTGGGTACGTTCGTTCAACCCAACTTGACTACCACCAAtatcaacaacaacaacactaacattaacaacaacaataagcCAACGATCACGGTTGTTCAGACTTCCTCTGGATTTCACAAAGTGGTGGACGACGATAAAGTCGACGTTCCCATGGTAGTGGATGACGTGAAATTGCAACAACAAACCGCCGTAAACTTACCGTCGCAGCAGCAGCTAGTAGAAAGAGTTATTAAATCATCGTCGGAAAATCGACTCCAAGAAACGTTGGAAAACAACAACCAAAGTCCAAAACAAGAGGACGTAAAACCACCATCACCATCATCGTCTCCTTACATCGATATTAACAGTCTACCAATGGTGTTCGACGACACGAAACTGTTTCAAAATGTAAGTTGAGACTTTAATATTCTGAATTCTTGTAGTCAGCATCCGAAAAAATCTCTTGTTGGGTGTCCTCTCACTAATTTACTCGTcgagtcattattattttaagcatcACAATGTGTTTTGTTATCtactcataatatgtatattgttaaacAGCCCGGTGCCCGCGTGCTACTTGATAGTACCATTCTATTCAAATGGACCTCTTATTTTAATACCCTTTTTATTGACAAATTACTatgacaatattgtaatatacctgttattttttgtgtttcagGACCATTTAGCTGATACTTGCCGGCATAACGTGTCTAAAAGTCAAATGATGGACGATGTCCTGGAGATACTGATCAGGAACGGCGAGTTGCCCGCGTCGGCGGCGCATGATCAGACATCTGCGGGCTCCGGAGTCGATAACTCGGTGGTAAACGCGGCATCTGACTTCGATATACACATGGATGATCCATTCGCTATGGATGTAGTGTGCAACGACGACCTGATGATGGACGTGGATACCGACTGGCTTGATTCATTGGACCTTCCGCCGCCGTCAGCTGAGCCGTTGGCCGACCTGTTCAATGGTGAAGCCACTGACAACGACTTTAAACTTCCTGCCAACATGGACTTCCTGTGGGACCGAATAGACTTTGCGacgtaattttatgtatacaaatattattttactgtcgCTACTTATGTGTAAAGATTACTTTTATACATGTGCTATCGTTATCGCCATTCCCCTTcgtctaatttttttctccGTCTCTTCATCTCTTCACCACTCGTGCAATTCTCGTCCAAcgccaataaattaaatatgaagaaAACTAACGTTTGTTTACTTTTATCAGAATCGCATCATCTCGAGTCAATGATCGCGAtaacctatgtatataaagatttaaaaaaataaatacaattttatttaaataattaaaaacaataatgaattgacgaaaaaatattatatgctcaTTTATTTACCAGGGTCGTGTTTACTTaaggaatatttatttagagaaattattaaaatacaattaatttttcttttctttttcattgctcaaaattgtataataattattatttatttttttttaaccgaaaatataataataaaaaactaacccATTAAATCCATTATCTGTGGTTTACattccttaatttttatttaaaagattaaaataaaaacgtccggcataatgaaatatagtgtttaataaacaaacaaaaaaactatttttaaatatcatattttatttgtaataagtatcctgtacatagtataaaatgtttgtattaaactgtctttttttaattattattaagtattactaatttcatagttaaattatatttttatttatttttaaataagaagtaataaaatgacaaaaagAAAAGCGGTTGAAAAacgatatacataattataatatccgcTTTACCAATGAATAGGTGctgaatagttattaaaatagtaccatagtattatattgtatagtgagCGCATGTGAAACGGCATACGGCACACCTAGTGCCGTCATTTACCTCGATGGGCTGTGCGTCGTACCGGGCGAaaacagaattattattattattttttttttttagaaaatatttttctctccaatgtattatacaaatatgtttattaaccTTTTCTCAACGTCTTacggctatattatattatatacatttgtgaCTTTTACCATTTTCCTTTTATGCTTCCTTCATCGACATATTTTGATAAGAACGATTGTATacgtaacatttttaatctgttctgttattacttttactactattacttatctttttctttttgtttctttttgttttcttttttttttttgttctgtatataaaaatggtgctctttacctatattatgtaatagtcCATACATAGTTAtctgtaaaacaa
Protein-coding regions in this window:
- the LOC114120895 gene encoding myocardin-related transcription factor A-like isoform X2 — protein: MPVSSSTEVPDAKCCCKHCQDRGRGELFWKIQLDQDLVDTISSIYPEWFRQQQQQQQQQQQQQQQQQQQQLQQQQHTINSLTMQNNISQSSPPSAEVDESPLQKSMDKNKESLKVKLMLRRPINQLVAQGIMPCLKSPPAFHEQRQKLERAKMGDLLKAKIQQRPDKQQLVRQHILEDVGDVDRSLAERQRMLVKCRLADSLNTQLAHRPGPLELIKKNILHTDEPIERAVKEGQIEFKATSEGQKVKPELPDQYLTLDEDSQSSGGAGSSCSPPPPPPPPPPPPPTVALTHRPAYDMIETAAANAGIVTLTLLPSPLGSSTSSLSPMSSVASPPPPAPPPMPPSTLPLQVHGQQPAPGKDKNRKKSKSKSQAKTRTIKFHEYKGPPSAHKAQNLNANSAETSYELLLQQQQLFLQWQLEWQQKYPQLILPAPPHKSTSSIVEQSSTVSSSSSSSSSPSSAPSSTSSTTSTQVINNLPQIIETRSLRNLDDLKVSDLKAELKKRNLPVSGPKPQLIERLRSFAEHNSDLSNMMLSPSSHSNPNSPPRSSSTPPPPPPPPPPPPLPSPGSQNTPEEDRIIREQQRRIEQLQKQLLNSQLQLQQQQQTRVQTFQPHQPVNAKANLAAFLQQQQLNQQQKQQKHMILTTNNNNLMKNNNNNIEISKRRSNTIVLDKEQAASILSQLDHNSQRTTSLPNFLGTFVQPNLTTTNINNNNTNINNNNKPTITVVQTSSGFHKVVDDDKVDVPMVVDDVKLQQQTAVNLPSQQQLVERVIKSSSENRLQETLENNNQSPKQEDVKPPSPSSSPYIDINSLPMVFDDTKLFQNDHLADTCRHNVSKSQMMDDVLEILIRNGELPASAAHDQTSAGSGVDNSVVNAASDFDIHMDDPFAMDVVCNDDLMMDVDTDWLDSLDLPPPSAEPLADLFNGEATDNDFKLPANMDFLWDRIDFAT
- the LOC114120895 gene encoding myocardin-related transcription factor A-like isoform X1 gives rise to the protein MPVSSSTEVPDAKCCCKHCQDRGRGELFWKIQLDQDLVDTISSIYPEWFRQQQQQQQQQQQQQQQQQQQQLQQQQHTINSLTMQNNISQSSPPSAEVDESPLQKSMDKNKESLKVKLMLRRPINQLVAQGIMPCLKSPPAFHEQRQKLERAKMGDLLKAKIQQRPDKQQLVRQHILEDVGDVDRSLAERQRMLVKCRLADSLNTQLAHRPGPLELIKKNILHTDEPIERAVKEGQIEFKATSEGQKVKPELPDQYLTLDEDSQSSGGAGSSCSPPPPPPPPPPPPPTVALTHRPAYDMIETAAANAGIVTLTLLPSPLGSSTSSLSPMSSVASPPPPAPPPMPPSTLPLQVHGQQPAPGKDKNRKKSKSKSQAKTRTIKFHEYKGPPSAHKAQNLNANSAETSYELLLQQQQLFLQWQLEWQQKYPQLILPAPPHKSTSSIVEQSSTVSSSSSSSSSPSSAPSSTSSTTSTQVINNLPQIIETRSLRNLDDLKVSDLKAELKKRNLPVSGPKPQLIERLRSFAEHNSDLSNMMLSPSSHSNPNSPPRSSSTPPPPPPPPPPPPLPSPGSQNTPEEDRIIREQQRRIEQLQKQLLNSQLQLQQQQQTRVQTFQPHQPVNAKANLAAFLQQQQLNQQQKQQKHMILTTNNNNLMKNNNNNIEISKRRSNTIVLDKEQAASILSQLDHNSQSRTTSLPNFLGTFVQPNLTTTNINNNNTNINNNNKPTITVVQTSSGFHKVVDDDKVDVPMVVDDVKLQQQTAVNLPSQQQLVERVIKSSSENRLQETLENNNQSPKQEDVKPPSPSSSPYIDINSLPMVFDDTKLFQNDHLADTCRHNVSKSQMMDDVLEILIRNGELPASAAHDQTSAGSGVDNSVVNAASDFDIHMDDPFAMDVVCNDDLMMDVDTDWLDSLDLPPPSAEPLADLFNGEATDNDFKLPANMDFLWDRIDFAT
- the LOC114120895 gene encoding myocardin-related transcription factor A-like isoform X4 produces the protein MQNNISQSSPPSAEVDESPLQKSMDKNKESLKVKLMLRRPINQLVAQGIMPCLKSPPAFHEQRQKLERAKMGDLLKAKIQQRPDKQQLVRQHILEDVGDVDRSLAERQRMLVKCRLADSLNTQLAHRPGPLELIKKNILHTDEPIERAVKEGQIEFKATSEGQKVKPELPDQYLTLDEDSQSSGGAGSSCSPPPPPPPPPPPPPTVALTHRPAYDMIETAAANAGIVTLTLLPSPLGSSTSSLSPMSSVASPPPPAPPPMPPSTLPLQVHGQQPAPGKDKNRKKSKSKSQAKTRTIKFHEYKGPPSAHKAQNLNANSAETSYELLLQQQQLFLQWQLEWQQKYPQLILPAPPHKSTSSIVEQSSTVSSSSSSSSSPSSAPSSTSSTTSTQVINNLPQIIETRSLRNLDDLKVSDLKAELKKRNLPVSGPKPQLIERLRSFAEHNSDLSNMMLSPSSHSNPNSPPRSSSTPPPPPPPPPPPPLPSPGSQNTPEEDRIIREQQRRIEQLQKQLLNSQLQLQQQQQTRVQTFQPHQPVNAKANLAAFLQQQQLNQQQKQQKHMILTTNNNNLMKNNNNNIEISKRRSNTIVLDKEQAASILSQLDHNSQSRTTSLPNFLGTFVQPNLTTTNINNNNTNINNNNKPTITVVQTSSGFHKVVDDDKVDVPMVVDDVKLQQQTAVNLPSQQQLVERVIKSSSENRLQETLENNNQSPKQEDVKPPSPSSSPYIDINSLPMVFDDTKLFQNDHLADTCRHNVSKSQMMDDVLEILIRNGELPASAAHDQTSAGSGVDNSVVNAASDFDIHMDDPFAMDVVCNDDLMMDVDTDWLDSLDLPPPSAEPLADLFNGEATDNDFKLPANMDFLWDRIDFAT
- the LOC114120895 gene encoding myocardin-related transcription factor A-like isoform X3; this translates as MKNNYVPTVCAVHYRGRGELFWKIQLDQDLVDTISSIYPEWFRQQQQQQQQQQQQQQQQQQQQLQQQQHTINSLTMQNNISQSSPPSAEVDESPLQKSMDKNKESLKVKLMLRRPINQLVAQGIMPCLKSPPAFHEQRQKLERAKMGDLLKAKIQQRPDKQQLVRQHILEDVGDVDRSLAERQRMLVKCRLADSLNTQLAHRPGPLELIKKNILHTDEPIERAVKEGQIEFKATSEGQKVKPELPDQYLTLDEDSQSSGGAGSSCSPPPPPPPPPPPPPTVALTHRPAYDMIETAAANAGIVTLTLLPSPLGSSTSSLSPMSSVASPPPPAPPPMPPSTLPLQVHGQQPAPGKDKNRKKSKSKSQAKTRTIKFHEYKGPPSAHKAQNLNANSAETSYELLLQQQQLFLQWQLEWQQKYPQLILPAPPHKSTSSIVEQSSTVSSSSSSSSSPSSAPSSTSSTTSTQVINNLPQIIETRSLRNLDDLKVSDLKAELKKRNLPVSGPKPQLIERLRSFAEHNSDLSNMMLSPSSHSNPNSPPRSSSTPPPPPPPPPPPPLPSPGSQNTPEEDRIIREQQRRIEQLQKQLLNSQLQLQQQQQTRVQTFQPHQPVNAKANLAAFLQQQQLNQQQKQQKHMILTTNNNNLMKNNNNNIEISKRRSNTIVLDKEQAASILSQLDHNSQSRTTSLPNFLGTFVQPNLTTTNINNNNTNINNNNKPTITVVQTSSGFHKVVDDDKVDVPMVVDDVKLQQQTAVNLPSQQQLVERVIKSSSENRLQETLENNNQSPKQEDVKPPSPSSSPYIDINSLPMVFDDTKLFQNDHLADTCRHNVSKSQMMDDVLEILIRNGELPASAAHDQTSAGSGVDNSVVNAASDFDIHMDDPFAMDVVCNDDLMMDVDTDWLDSLDLPPPSAEPLADLFNGEATDNDFKLPANMDFLWDRIDFAT